DNA from Heterodontus francisci isolate sHetFra1 chromosome 32, sHetFra1.hap1, whole genome shotgun sequence:
CAACAATGCTGTTCGTAGTCGAGGACTTTACTCCTCTGTACTTGTGCAATTCAGAAGTCTTGGCCATCAATGCTCTTGTAAATGCTGTCCAGGCAGTTCACGCAGATAAGCACAAGCTTTTAAAATAGTATACAAGTAATGCTGCCCTGGATTACCAAAGAACAAAATCCTAGCTAATTGATGTATTGCCTAAGAGTTGTAAAAATTTAAATTGATCTCATTTGTTGCAGGTCAAAGTGGTGCTGGTAACAACTGGGCCAAAGGTCATTACACTGAAGGTGCTGAACTGGTTGACTCTGTTCTGGATGTGGTGAGAAAGGAGGCTGAGAGCTGCGATTGTCTCCAGGGCTTTCAGCTCACCCACTCACTGGGTGGTGGTACTGGTGCTGGTATGGGCACACTCCTCATCAGCAAGATCCGTGAAGAATACCCGGACAGAATCATGAATACGTTTAGTATTGTGCCTTCACCAAAAGTATCAGACACTGTAGTTGAACCTTATAATGCCACTCTGTCTGTCCATCAGCTTGTGGAGAATACTGATGAGACTTATTGTATTGATAATGAGGCTCTTTATGACATCTGTTTCCGTACCCTGAAGCTGACAACTCCTACTTATGGTGACCTGAACCACCTTGTGTCAGCCACCATGAGTGGTGTAACAACCTGTCTGCGTTTCCCTGGTCAGCTCAATGCTGACTTGCGTAAACTAGCAGTGAACATGGTCCCCTTCCCCCGTCTGCACTTTTTTGTGCCAGGTTTTACTCCTCTGACCAGCCGTGGCAGCCAACAGTACCGTGCCCTCACCGTACCCGAGCTCACCCAACAGATGTTTGATGCCAAGAACATGATGGCTGCCTGTGACCCTCGGCACGGCCGCTACCTGACCGTTGCCGCTGTTTTCCGAGGCCGTATGTCCATGAAAGAGGTGGATGAGCAGATGTTGAATGTACAGAATAAAAACAGTACCTATTTTGTTGAATGGATCCCCAACAATGTTAAGACAGCTGTCTGTGACATCCCACCTAGAGGCCTCAAGATGTCTGCCACCTTTATTGGCAATACAACAGCCATCCAGGAGCTGTTTAAACGCATCTCTGAGCAATTTACTGCTATGTTCCGGAGGAAAGCCTTCTTGCATTGGTACACTGGTGAGGGCATGGAAGAGACTGAATTTACTGAGGCTGAGAGTAATATGAATGATCTGGTATCTGAGTACCAGCAATACCAGGATGCCACATCTGGAGAGGAGGCTGAAGAGGAAGAATTAGGCGGAGAAGAAAATTAAGCTATATTTTGTGTATCATCTACAAAGCTTCAGATGTGCATGTGCTCTATTGCCATTCTGCACTTTCTTGTTTTAATATCAAATGCTACTTTTTAAGGGAATAAATTTAAATAATTGCAATGCAGTTTTGTTTGGAGTGTTGTTTTCAAAGTTGAACCCAATGTGTTTCTATTATCTAATGAGAGATCCTTAACTCCCAGACAGATAGTGATACATTGCTAAATTGAAAATCTATAAAATGTATGGTAGCTAATTGAAGATATTAATTATATAACAATTGGTACAGGCGTAAAGGATCAAGACTTTTAATGAGATACGTGCAGATATTAGAAAATAATTAGATAATTAGAAAAAATACTATTCTGTATCTTAATAAAAATCTTATGTTGGCAAGCACTGCTGGTCTACAAAATCTTACTTCCTGTTGCCACACATTTCCATTACAAATTCCCAACATGTCAATTGTAATGGAAATTGCCTATGTAAACTCATCACTTTGTAATTGCATAATCTGGCCACTGGGTGACTTTTCCCACAGGCTTTCTAAACATTTGCCATGAACATTTTTGATCACCTTTTTCCCCTCAATAGCTGAAATTTCTATGTCCAAAGTAACAGTTATACAAAATATATATTTTAATGACATAATTTGTGATTAAAATGTGTCTGTTGAATTGATTTTTGTGTCTTTTAATGCCTTCTTAAAAGTTTTTATTTGAAGCTTTTAGCTTCTCCCAAAAATTTAGGTTTGGACTTTATGGGGGAGAAATTCATTCACTTAGTGCTGCTTTCTAGCGATGTTATGCAGACTATGTTGTTTTGCTGGGGCCAAGCAGCAAGCGACCCACAACACTGTCGGCCCCCAAGAATTGATATAGTCATAGCGCCATTAGGAAGCAACACTAAGTGAACAAATTTCTCATATTTTTACCCAGAGCTGAGTTTGGGTTGTGCAGTCTGAGCATGTGCAATGTATCTAATTCTGCAGGATGCATTAGACTTTGATATTGATGGAATATATTTATGTTTCTAGCAGTTTGCAATCTGTTCTAATTATTTGAAGAAAACTTGAAAGGCAAATTTCCAAAACTTAATTGAAGTAAAGTTTATATTGAGTGTCTTTTAAGcagagaatgtgtgtgagtgaggaaaaTATGACTACTAATTCCACATGTAGCTAAAGGTTGGAAAATGTATTAAAGTGACCCACTGAAATCAGAAAGCAAAAGTCTTTCTCAAACTAATGTTTAATCTTCAAAAACAGTTGAATCTTGAAGCCATTTAATTATTTCACCTGTTTGCTGACACGTAGGAGAGGTCATTGCTGACACCGATgatacaggaagggacagagaaataCAATATCTTTataatttgaattttaaaaagttAAATTTTGCAATCAAACAAGTCTCTGAAGGAAGCTGATAAAGGAAGAGAGAAGGGAAACAGGGTGAGAGGCATCTGGCCTCCAGTTGCCTATGGGGCGAGTAGATGGAGAGTTAAGGGTGAGGGGAGCATATGGGGGATGAGTGGGTAATTCAAAATGGAAGAGGTAAGAGTAGTCATGACAGTAAATAAAGGTGGTAGGAAGGGAAGGTGATGGGGTAAATGATgctgagagtgagggagtgggaatgGAATCACTAAGGGCTACGTTTTTCCCCAATCCTACACCAAATTCCCTAACACACCATCAACCTCCTGCCTGAAAGCAAACAAACAAGAGAGAAGTAGAAGATGAAGGAGGAAGAAAGTTTTGCAGAGATTAGAAGAGATAAAGCAGCAGAACAGGCGAGACAGAAACAGCAACACAGACAGGTAAGAGAAACCATATTCTCTGACTTAATATGTGCAATACCACAGGAGATGGACTTGTAATATATTAAAGATCTTGTGTGTTTGCAATTCTGTCATCTTTCATCATTATACATTCCAGTTTCTATATTTCTCGTTGTAAAAggtactagataaatgcaagttttaatCACATCtttatggtagcagaggatggaattacagcatgacaagtttGCATAGACAGTCTAGACATGGGAGTTTATAATACCGATAGAATTACATCCATGTACCAGGTCCAATTATCCCCACCCACTAATCACCTTGGTTTTGTCTTGCCTTCTGCATCGCTATAGGTGTTCAAATGATATCTGAATAAAATTTTTATGTCTTCAAGCAATTCCTGTCGACAAAACCTGGTCCTCTTGCCACACTTCCCTCATTGTTCTATTATAAATTCCTTGTGTCCACATATATAATTAAACTGCCTTATATTAATACTGTATTTGCACAATCTGGCCACTGAGTGGTGATAAAATTATACTTAATACTTATCACAAAGATGTTTCACTGCCTTTTTTCTCACTAACTGAAATTTCAGTGTTCAAATTTGGGTTGAAGCaaagctttttaaaaataaaaaaattacaATAAGATGATTAAATTTCCATTTATTTGTATTTTATGGGCTCGATTTTGTTCTCCCTCAGGCGCTAGGGtccatggtgtggggggtgggggaggtgctgaAGATAGCTttgggagagggctgccatgcaccctgATGCTGGGAAGGACCGGCCCGATATTACcgctggtggcgaggcctcgtggtggtccCCTCAGCaatgggacccccatttgaatatgtaaataaattaaaatgaatgaataaatgatacttGCGCCACAGCCTGGTGTCACACTGTGATTTTTTTGGCTGCTGGCTAGGCTGCTTCAACTTTGGATCcgcatctggggaaacgaggcgtcacactgatggggaggggagagaaagtaaGTTTAtctatgtgggggtgggggggggtggaaacggggtcaaagtaacatcatgggaAAGCTTTAACCTCTTCCAAAATCTTGGACTTGCACTTAATATTTTTGACTAGAGCTGTGATTATGCAGTCTGAGCATGTGCAGTATATATAATTTCCTGGGATGCACAAGTGCCATTGTATCAGCTGTACTGATGGAATATCTTTCTTCAGTTTCTAGCCGTTTATCGTCAGTTGCTCTAAAAACTTATATGAAGAAAAGCTGCAGGACAATTTCGAAAGCTTTATGTAAAGTTTATACTAaggtttttaaaactttttttgagTGAGTGAGAAAAAAGACTAAATGCACACCTATTCTCACTTCTATTTTGCAGTGTATAAACTTTTGAAAGTGTATTTAGCTGAGGGAGATAACTGTCTTTCCTCTGTAATTTGAGTTCATTTTGCTAAAGCATAAGTTGCATTTAGAAACAAACTAGTTCTCATCACCATTGATTTGTACCTGTGTTACATTGACAGAACAATCTCTAATatcaaacatagggagagaggaagtattaagggaaattagcattcttgaaagtagataaatcagcaGGGCCGGATGaccgctgttaaaagaagccagggaggaaatagcagaagatcttgccatcattttccaatcctcactggatacaggtgtagtgctggaggattggaggactgctaacattgtacttttgtttaaaaagggagagagggataggccgaataactacaggccagtcagtctaacctcagtagtgggcaaattattagaatcaattctgagagacaggataaactgtcacatagaagggcacggattaatcaaggatagtcaacatggatttcataAGAAAGGTTATGTCTGActtatttgattgaattttttgaggaagtaacaaggaggattgatgagggtagtgcagttaatgtggactatgtggattttagcaaggtcccgcatggcagactggtttaaaaaaataaaagcccatgggatccaggggaatgtagcaagctggatacaaatctgactcagtggcaggaaacaaagggcaattcttgacaggtgtttttgcaactggaaggctgatCCCAGAGTTCTGCAGGGCGCAGTGCTGGTTccgtgctttttgtggtatataataaccatgggctttcattttactgaccagtctgccatgtgggaccttgtcaaatgccttactaaaaaccatgtaaaccacatccactgcactaccctcatcaatcctccttgttacttcctcaaaaaactcaattaagttagtaagacatgaccttcccctaacaaatccatgctgactatccctgattaatccatgcctttctaagtgacagaatctattctgagggacaggataaactaacaatttacccaccaccgaggtcagactgactggcctataattatttgtcttatccctcgcaccctttttaaacaatggtacaatgtttgcagacctccaatcatctggtacctcacctgtgtctagtggggatttgaagatgatcctcagcacatcggctattttctccctggcttcctttgacaacctgggatgcaatccatctgttcctggcaatttatccactttcagggacgacagacctcaagcacttcctctctcaataTGCCTATCGTAtgtaatatttcacacccctccactttaaccacaatgtctgcagcaaccctctcctttgtgaagactgagacaaaactcattaagaaccctgcccacatcttctgcacccATGCACaaattcccctgtacatctctgataggccctactctttccttagttatcctcttgctcttaatgtactgataaaatagcttcaggttttccttgattttacctgacaataatttttcatgtcctctctttgcgattataatttccttttttacttcacccctgcactttctatactcctctaggctttctaaagtattaagatatttgtgatcgtcataagttttctttttttgctttaacttaccctgtaaacctttaaataaccagggggctctagatttggcagtaccacccttaatctttgtggggacatgcctacactgtgcccgtagtatCTCGCTTCTGAATgtctcccattggtttgccactgattttccttcgagTAGCTGTATCCagcccactttcgccagatcacctctcagtttcgtaaaatttaccttcccccaatttagaacctttgctcctgatttatctttgtccttttccatgattatgctaaaactaactgtattgtggtcactatctccaaaatggtcacccactgttacttcctccacttgcccagcttcattaccgaagactgaaTCTAGAATTACGCTccttctcattgggcttgttacgtgcaggctaaaaatgttctcctgaaagcagttccagaattttctgccctctgtgtccttcacactgtttgtatcccagtagatattagggtagttgaaatccccaaccattattgccctatagtttttgcactcagaaatctgcctacatatttgttcctctatctccctctgactatttgggggtctatagtacactcccagtaatgtggctgcccccttatttctgagctccacccatatggcctcatttgatgattcatttagcatatcattcctcctcaaagctgttattgattcctcaactaataatgctacacccccctccttttctatttccctctctatcatGCCTGAAAACTCCATATCCAGGGATCTTgaactgccattcttgcccctctttaagccaagtttccgttatagcaacaatatcgtgttgccatgtgtctatctgtgccctcaactcatcggctttatttactatactccttgcattaaataaataccctttaacactgacaaattcctgtgttgcacactttttaaccgttgcttcttctgtctttcagtgtcactcactaattttgctaattttctgcctcctgttccctgccctgaaattgtcctatctaagactgtgctcaggttcccatccccctgccaatctagtttaaaccatccccaacagcactagcaaatcttcctgcaaggatatttgtcccagtcctgttcatatggactcctttcctttattagtcaaggcatagaatataagagcagggaggttatgctggaactgtataaacattggttaggccacaacttgagtactgtgtgcagttttggtcacctcatgacagaaaggatgtaattgcactagagagggtacagaggagatttatgaggatattgccaggactggaaaattgcagctataagaaaagattggataggctggtggtaTTCTCCTTGGAACCGGAGGCTGAGGGTACatttgattgagatatacaaaattgtgagtggcctggatgggaagggcctattcaccttaccagagaggtcactgactagggggcatagatttaaagtgattggtagaaggattagaggggagatgaggaaaacgttttaacccagagggtgctgcgggtctggaacactctgcctgaaagagtggtagaggcagaaaacctcatctcattcaaAAGGGGCCTGGAAGTGCaccagaagtgctgtaacctgcagggctatggaccaaatgctggaaagagtGATTAGGCGGGTTGGCTCGTTTCTTggttggcgcagacatgatgggaaaaacggcttctttctgtgccataaactttctatgattcctttcgtgacctcaggacaatacaaagcactttacagccaatcaagaacctttaaagtgtagtcacaattgtaatgtagaaaacatgacaggcaatttatgcacaacaagctcccacaaaacagcaatgagatacataaccaagtaatctgttttagtgatgttcgttGAGTAATGAGTATTGGCCCCAGGACAATTCATTAAAATCCACAAGTTCACTAAAATTATAGATCGCGTGACATTCTGCTTGTATTGTTATTACAAAAGATGGTTTCTATGGATCAATAATAAAATACCAGTCATGTATCAGAGACCAGCATTGTATACAGATGGTCCCTCACCCCGGCTTGTGTAAAGATATCTCCACTGTtggcaatttttaaaaatgaagtgcATGGAAAGGTCATGTTCAGTTACAGAATGCAAGTTTTGCAAATGGAGAACATAAAcatagaatgctggaaatactcagcaagtcatgaCACATGGTCATTGGCATACTGGGAGCTAGCCAGGAGGGAGGCCATgacaagaacaaacaaagaacaaagaacagtacagcacaggaacaggccattcggccatccaagcctgcgccgatcttgatgcctgcctaaactaaaaccttctgcacttccggggtccgtatccctctaatcccatcctattcatgtatttgtcaagatgtctcttaaatgtctctatggtacctgcttccaccacctcccccagcaacaagttccaggcactcaccaccctctgtgtaaagaacctgcctcgcacatcccctctaaactttgcccctctcaccttaaacctatatcccctagtaactgactcttccaccctgggaaaaagcatctgactatccactctgtccatgccgcttataactttgtaagcctctattatgttgcccctccacctctgtcgttccagtgaaaacaatccgagtttatccaacctctcctcatagctaatgccctccagaccaggcaacatgctggtaaacctcttctgtaccctcattccaaaatgcattacctcacatttgtccggattaaactccatctgccatttctccgcccaagtctccaaccgatctatatcctgctgtatcctctgacaattctcatcactgtccgcaactccaccaacctttgtgtcgtctgcaaacttactaatcagaccagctacattttcctccaaatcatttatatatactacaaacagcaaaggtcccagcactgatccctgcggaacaccactagtcccatccctccattcagaaaagcacccttccactgctaccctctgtcttctatgaccgagccagttctgtatccatcttgccagctcccctctgatcccgtgtgacttcacctttgtaccagtctgccatgagggaccttgtcaaaggctttactgaagtccatatagataacatccactgcccttccttcatcaatcatctttgtcacttcctcaaaaaacttaattaaattagtgagacaggatctccccttcacaaaaccatgctgcctctcgctaataagtttgtttatttccaaatgggagtaaattctgtcccgaagaatcctctctaataatttctctaccactgacgtaaggctcaccggcctataatttcctggattatccttgctacccttcttaaacaaaggaacaacattggctattctccagtcctctgggacttcacctgtagccaatgaggatgcaaagatttctgtcaaggccccagcaatttcttcccttgcctcccttagtatcctggggtagatcccatcaggccctggggacttaactaccttaatgctttgcaacacacccaacacctcctcttttttgataatgagatgactgagactatctacactcccttccctaggctcatcatccaccaagtccttctctttggtgaatactgatgcaaagtttaCTGAAGCAAGTTTACTGAAAAACATTTACGAAAATAGGAAACATATCTGACAATAACTTGATTTACTCAGCCCTTAAAGAAACCCAAGCAGAGCTGGTTTTCAGGGATATCAAAGCTTGGTGATATTTGCAACAATGGTAAGATACAACATCCCCACCAACcttcccctccccagctctcccctactttttttattctttcatggaatgtgagcattgttgcgcatccctaattccctttgagaggtggtgagctgcctttttgagccgctgcagtctgtatagtgtagatatacccacagtgctgttaggaggggagttccaggaggaggctgctacccgacccgaacccgacaacacgtgtcaggttcgggttgggtcgggcccatcttcaggctccggctttcaggttcgggttgggtcaggccgagtccaagtcgagtcgggtcgggccggccacacagggtcagtactgtgccggtaagtattaaaaataaaacacttacctgagctgggagtccgggacgaaaccgagtctgcgcagtgagcgagtgacatcactatgacgtcattacgcatgcgcggcagcttcgtggaggttccgagtcgggaggtaagtaaacggatggccgggtcgggtcgagtctggttgggtcgggtcaggcttggggcaaaagcggaaggacttgggccaggttgggctcgggtccacggtggttcggttgggttcgggtcggattcATTTTCCCGACCTTAAGTAGGCtctagttccaggcttttgacccagtgacaatgaaggaatggcaatatagttccaagtcagaatggtgtgtgggttggaggggaacttgcaggtggtggtgttcccatttgtttgctgcccttgtccttctaggtggtagaggtcatggcttggaaggtgctgtcgaagggggcttggcaagttgctgcagtgcatcttgtagatggtacacactgctgccatgtggtgatgttgggagtgaatgtttaaggtggttggtggggtgccaatcaagtgggctgcttcattctggatggtgtcaaatttgctgagtgttgttggagctgcactaatccaggctttgggaagtcaggaggtgagttactcgctacagaattcccagcatctaaccttctcttgtagccacagtatttatacggttgttctagttaagtttctgatcctggtaacctccaggatgttgatgatgggggattcagcaatcgtaatgccattgaaagtcagggggaaatggttttccaacaagattcgctcttgttggagaagtcattgtctggcatttgcgaggcgcaaatattacttgccaattatcatcagcgaacatccccacttctgcacttatgatggagggaaggtcattgaggaaggagctgatgatggttgggctgatgacactaccctgaggaattcctgcagcaatatcctggggctgagatgattggcctccaacagacacaaccatcttccttcgtgctagatATGATttcaagcagtggagagttttcccctaattcccattaaccaattttgctggggctccttgatgccacacttggggttaaatgctaccttgatgtcaagagcagtcactttcacctcttcTCTTGAATTCATCTCCTttgttggatcaaggctgtaataaggtttgGAGCCGTATGccgctggcggaatccaaactgagcatcagtgagcaagttattgctgagtaagtgctgcttgataacactgtcaatgttccattactttgctgatgattgagagtggacagatagagcggtaattggctgggttagatttcTCCTGTTTTTTCTGGagaacatacctggacaattttccacattgtcgggcagatgccagtgttgtagctgtactagaacagcttggctagtggcttggctagttttggagcacaagtcttcagtactgcctccaggatattgtcagggctcatagtctttgctgtatccagtgccttcatccatttcttaatatcatgtggagtgaatcagattggcggaagacaggcatctatgatggtggggacctcaggaggagactgagatggatccttcactcggcatttctggctgaagatggtcgcaaatgctttagccctgtcttttgcactgatgtgcagggctcccctatcatggtggatgggatgcttgtggaacctcctcctttggttagttgtttaattgtccaccaccattcatgactggacatggcaggactgcagagttttcatctgatctgttggttgtgggattgcttttctctgtctattgcatgctgcttccgctgtttggcatgcatgtagtccgatGTTGTtgcttcagcaggttggcacctcatttttaggtatcccTGGTTTTGCTCCTGGCGATTTCTCcttcactcctcattgaaccagggttgatcccctggcttgatggttatagtacagtgagggatatgccaggccatgaggttacagatggtgttTGAACaaaatgctgctgctgctgctgctgatgccccacagtgcctcatggatgctcagctatgagctgctagatctgttctgaacctatcccatttagcaaggtggtagtgccacagaacacgaatGAAGGGTATctgcagtgtgaagatgggacttcatctctacaAGAACTGTGCAATGgtgattcctaccaatactgtcatggacagatgcatctgtgacaggtagattggtgagggcgaggtcaagtaggtttttccctcttgttggttctctcaccacctggcgCAGGcccggtctagcagctatgtccttcagaactcagccaggttggtcagtagtggtgctactgagccagtcttgatggacattgaagtcccacacccacagtatattctgtgcccttgttacccttaatgtttccaagtggtgttcaacatggaggagtactgattcatcagctgagggagggcggtgggtggtaatcagcaagaggtttccttgcccatgtttgacctaatgtcatgagacctcatggggtctagaggcaatattgaggactcccagggctagtccctcccgactgtataccactgtgccacaggGTTCGGCAACGTGTCTGCACATGGACGTccatggcggtgggaggtggtgacAGAGACGGAGAGGTTAGAGGTTATGCCACAGccagagtattgcatacagttctggtcaccacattacaggaaggacataattgctctggagagagtacagaggaggtttacaagaatgttgcctggtcttgaaagttgcagctatgaggaaagattggatcggctgaggttgttttccttagaacagaggaggctgaggggtgacttaattgaggtgtacaaaattatgaggggcctagatagagtagacaggaaggacctgtttcccctagcggagagaacaattaccagggggcacagacttaaggtgattggtagaaggattggaggggacatgcggaaaaactt
Protein-coding regions in this window:
- the LOC137347811 gene encoding tubulin beta-4 chain-like isoform X2, with the translated sequence MLEILSRSGSTHGKRSRANVSGGKYVPRAVLMDLEPGTMDSVRSGPFGQIFRPDNFVFGQSGAGNNWAKGHYTEGAELVDSVLDVVRKEAESCDCLQGFQLTHSLGGGTGAGMGTLLISKIREEYPDRIMNTFSIVPSPKVSDTVVEPYNATLSVHQLVENTDETYCIDNEALYDICFRTLKLTTPTYGDLNHLVSATMSGVTTCLRFPGQLNADLRKLAVNMVPFPRLHFFVPGFTPLTSRGSQQYRALTVPELTQQMFDAKNMMAACDPRHGRYLTVAAVFRGRMSMKEVDEQMLNVQNKNSTYFVEWIPNNVKTAVCDIPPRGLKMSATFIGNTTAIQELFKRISEQFTAMFRRKAFLHWYTGEGMEETEFTEAESNMNDLVSEYQQYQDATSGEEAEEEELGGEEN
- the LOC137347811 gene encoding tubulin beta-4 chain-like isoform X3 is translated as MDLEPGTMDSVRSGPFGQIFRPDNFVFGQSGAGNNWAKGHYTEGAELVDSVLDVVRKEAESCDCLQGFQLTHSLGGGTGAGMGTLLISKIREEYPDRIMNTFSIVPSPKVSDTVVEPYNATLSVHQLVENTDETYCIDNEALYDICFRTLKLTTPTYGDLNHLVSATMSGVTTCLRFPGQLNADLRKLAVNMVPFPRLHFFVPGFTPLTSRGSQQYRALTVPELTQQMFDAKNMMAACDPRHGRYLTVAAVFRGRMSMKEVDEQMLNVQNKNSTYFVEWIPNNVKTAVCDIPPRGLKMSATFIGNTTAIQELFKRISEQFTAMFRRKAFLHWYTGEGMEETEFTEAESNMNDLVSEYQQYQDATSGEEAEEEELGGEEN
- the LOC137347811 gene encoding tubulin beta-4B chain-like isoform X1, with amino-acid sequence MREIVHLQAGQCGNQIGAKFWEVISDEHGIDPTGTYHGDSDLQLERINVYYNEATGGKYVPRAVLMDLEPGTMDSVRSGPFGQIFRPDNFVFGQSGAGNNWAKGHYTEGAELVDSVLDVVRKEAESCDCLQGFQLTHSLGGGTGAGMGTLLISKIREEYPDRIMNTFSIVPSPKVSDTVVEPYNATLSVHQLVENTDETYCIDNEALYDICFRTLKLTTPTYGDLNHLVSATMSGVTTCLRFPGQLNADLRKLAVNMVPFPRLHFFVPGFTPLTSRGSQQYRALTVPELTQQMFDAKNMMAACDPRHGRYLTVAAVFRGRMSMKEVDEQMLNVQNKNSTYFVEWIPNNVKTAVCDIPPRGLKMSATFIGNTTAIQELFKRISEQFTAMFRRKAFLHWYTGEGMEETEFTEAESNMNDLVSEYQQYQDATSGEEAEEEELGGEEN